One genomic region from Candidatus Cloacimonadota bacterium encodes:
- a CDS encoding ABC transporter ATP-binding protein, giving the protein MLITAKNITKTYSQGNSQQKLIVLNDLNFELKAGTIVSITGLSGSGKSTLLHILSTLDKSDSGSIYFKDEDIKSFSDNKIANFRNKHIGFVFQFHHLLPELDTLENVAIPMMIAGESVYKSKKEARAILKKLRMDNRSHHFTNQLSGGEQQRVAVARALVNHPEIIFADEPTGSLDKKHSDILLEILFDLNTNFSTSLLLVTHNEQIASRTDSSYRLEQGKLVKL; this is encoded by the coding sequence ATGTTAATTACAGCAAAAAATATTACAAAAACATATTCTCAAGGAAATTCTCAACAGAAATTAATTGTGCTTAATGATTTGAATTTTGAACTCAAAGCCGGCACGATTGTAAGCATAACCGGACTTTCCGGCAGTGGAAAAAGCACACTTCTACATATTCTCAGCACATTGGATAAATCAGATTCAGGTTCAATATATTTCAAAGATGAGGATATAAAGTCATTTTCTGATAATAAAATTGCAAATTTCCGCAACAAGCATATTGGATTTGTTTTTCAATTTCATCACTTACTACCGGAATTGGATACTTTGGAAAACGTGGCAATACCAATGATGATTGCCGGAGAATCTGTTTACAAAAGCAAAAAAGAAGCACGGGCAATTCTCAAAAAACTGCGAATGGATAACCGTTCACACCATTTCACCAATCAATTGAGCGGTGGCGAACAGCAGAGAGTGGCTGTAGCACGTGCTTTGGTAAATCATCCTGAAATTATTTTCGCAGATGAACCCACTGGAAGTCTCGATAAAAAACATTCGGACATTTTGCTTGAAATCCTTTTCGACCTTAACACCAATTTTTCAACCTCATTGTTGTTAGTTACTCACAATGAGCAAATCGCTTCACGAACTGATTCATCTTACAGACTCGAACAAGGAAAATTAGTAAAATTATAA
- a CDS encoding ABC transporter permease, whose protein sequence is MKLSNFFLKKYFSLSGKKDFFSFNSLISILGITIGVMALTVSLGLFSGYQNVIQDIIIGVNSHIYIMKYENELIEDFEYEKIETMLDSTSSVQSYAPYIYSECMSSNDDYIAGIILRGINYEKECEVTQFQQYLTEGSFNSQGKNIVIGDKIAKRLHAEVGDTISLISPLNANMSLAGMIPKTIKVCVSGIFSSGMYEFDNSLVFINMNTIQNFLDIGNTFSGISIRLTPDQIEYSPEIADSIRQNLSFPFYTSDWKSMNKNLFSMLELEKWVIFIIIALIVIVAGFGLTSVLIMNIFDRRKEIGILKSMGATNKIVQTIFFSRNILVGFSGIILGMICGSIFAKILTVTNIIQIQSDVYMIDRLVVKNHFIDYLLIFAVASIIVFVSASVPLKRIKKMDVVSIINETKR, encoded by the coding sequence ATGAAATTATCAAATTTTTTTCTAAAAAAATATTTCTCATTATCCGGAAAAAAGGACTTTTTTTCTTTTAACTCCCTTATTTCCATTCTCGGTATCACGATCGGAGTAATGGCATTAACGGTTTCACTCGGATTATTCAGCGGATATCAAAATGTCATTCAGGATATTATCATTGGAGTAAATTCACACATTTACATAATGAAGTACGAGAATGAACTCATCGAAGATTTCGAATATGAGAAAATTGAAACAATGCTGGATTCGACCAGCTCGGTTCAGTCCTATGCTCCTTACATTTATTCGGAATGTATGAGTAGTAACGATGATTATATTGCCGGAATAATTTTACGAGGAATAAATTATGAAAAAGAATGCGAAGTAACACAGTTCCAACAATACTTAACTGAGGGTTCTTTTAATTCACAAGGAAAAAATATTGTTATCGGAGATAAAATTGCGAAAAGACTTCATGCTGAAGTGGGTGATACGATTTCATTGATCTCACCCTTAAATGCAAATATGAGCCTTGCGGGAATGATTCCAAAAACGATTAAAGTCTGCGTTTCCGGAATTTTCTCCTCAGGAATGTATGAATTTGATAACTCGCTTGTCTTTATCAATATGAATACAATCCAAAATTTCTTGGATATTGGAAATACTTTTAGCGGTATTTCTATCAGGCTAACTCCGGATCAGATTGAATATTCACCCGAAATTGCAGATTCAATAAGGCAAAATCTCTCTTTTCCATTTTACACATCCGATTGGAAATCAATGAATAAAAATCTGTTTAGCATGTTGGAATTGGAAAAGTGGGTGATTTTCATCATCATTGCCCTCATTGTAATTGTTGCCGGTTTTGGTTTGACGAGTGTTCTGATTATGAATATTTTTGATCGAAGAAAAGAGATTGGCATTCTCAAATCTATGGGTGCTACAAATAAAATTGTCCAAACAATCTTTTTCAGCCGCAATATTTTGGTTGGTTTTAGTGGCATAATATTGGGTATGATTTGCGGTAGCATTTTCGCTAAAATTCTAACGGTTACAAATATCATTCAAATTCAAAGCGATGTTTATATGATTGATCGGTTGGTTGTAAAAAATCATTTTATTGATTATTTATTGATCTTTGCGGTGGCAAGTATAATCGTTTTCGTCTCAGCGTCCGTTCCCCTGAAACGAATCAAAAAGATGGATGTTGTTTCCATTATAAATGAAACAAAAAGATAG
- a CDS encoding OmpH family outer membrane protein, translated as MQKKLIALIIITLIATGLFAGDYKIAYCDMYKIYNEFPEKVQAEEQFNKEAGQWQQELTDMEQEIAQLQEEYDNLPPMVTEKRKEEKMALINQRQREYYQKAELLRNKALERQNELIKPISDKIVNAINTVAEDYGYDMVLNSMQGESILYAKPEHDITQLVMDKLDEESGK; from the coding sequence ATGCAAAAGAAATTAATTGCCCTAATCATTATCACATTAATAGCAACCGGCTTATTCGCTGGTGATTATAAAATTGCTTACTGTGATATGTACAAAATCTATAATGAATTCCCCGAAAAAGTTCAGGCTGAGGAACAATTCAATAAAGAAGCGGGACAGTGGCAACAAGAACTTACGGATATGGAACAAGAAATTGCACAACTTCAAGAAGAATATGACAATCTTCCCCCTATGGTAACCGAAAAACGTAAAGAAGAAAAGATGGCACTCATCAACCAAAGACAACGCGAATATTATCAAAAAGCAGAGCTGTTACGAAACAAAGCTCTCGAAAGACAAAATGAATTGATCAAACCTATCAGCGATAAGATCGTAAACGCAATAAATACTGTTGCAGAAGATTATGGATATGATATGGTTCTCAATTCAATGCAAGGTGAAAGTATCCTTTATGCCAAACCGGAACATGACATCACCCAGCTTGTGATGGACAAACTTGATGAAGAGAGTGGAAAATAA
- the bamA gene encoding outer membrane protein assembly factor BamA, with protein sequence MKFKSTLFILLFLFVIEFCFAVDNYDYITDIEVQGNVNVSSSLIISIAGLSQGNIYDKEDIKSAIKNLFKLHLFKDIKINQTVSDSGVKLVIAVVEFPILNKISISGNKKIKKTKILEVVDVSSGEYWSPKEEFTISNKILDLYREKGYRLASLDFKKNPLSNNRLNLNIIIDEGKKVKIDKIIFSGNEKISSKKLRKIMKTHEKGFLRSGEFKLEKFDEDLVRITDYFKSKGFINAEVLDWTKQYDDDGYLIITIELYEGRQYRISSVDISGNSRFSDNVLKNELKIKSGEIFNQEEFDKKLNSIRMMYYEDGYIYSIINQETKTEADSLFLTLHINENTRAKVRKIKITGNQKTRESVIRRKLAITPGDYFRQSLIQRSQRNIYNLGFFTPNMGLDYQPINDVGDIDLIFTLEDKISGNANFGVNYDQTNNFTGFVSVEHNNILGKALQLKLKWEFSGSKQNYSISFTNPYFFNRNMLVGCDVFHTKNDWSDYNYTVTKTGGGLRFGTSIPFINYARFTTGYSITQKEYSILDDGYDVIDVVQNLVDEGKKITSNGYISLERDSRNNIYRPSQGSLLQSYSELAGGFIGGNVNYFKEIVQSNWYIPLFWKFALGTKWRMGYISAFGSTDDVPLDEKFYPGGIGPDGIRGYDDRSIIPENSDGANAELIISSDITFPISGDQVVGVAFFDAGNSYIHFSKINVQELKKGAGLGVRIMTPMGLMGFDYAYGFDRTTNNKWKFHFQFGTTF encoded by the coding sequence ATGAAATTTAAGTCAACCCTATTTATTTTACTTTTTCTCTTTGTTATTGAATTTTGCTTTGCAGTAGATAATTATGATTATATTACAGATATTGAAGTGCAAGGAAACGTCAATGTCTCTTCTTCATTAATTATCTCGATAGCAGGTCTTAGCCAAGGGAATATCTATGACAAAGAAGATATTAAGTCAGCTATAAAAAACCTTTTCAAACTCCACTTATTTAAAGATATAAAAATAAACCAAACTGTCTCTGATTCAGGTGTAAAACTTGTTATCGCTGTGGTTGAATTCCCTATTCTTAACAAAATAAGTATTTCCGGGAATAAGAAAATAAAGAAAACTAAAATTCTGGAAGTAGTAGATGTTAGTAGCGGTGAATATTGGTCTCCGAAAGAAGAATTCACTATTTCAAACAAGATTTTAGATTTGTATAGAGAAAAAGGTTACAGATTGGCATCCCTCGATTTTAAGAAAAATCCCCTTTCTAATAACAGATTAAATCTAAATATCATTATTGATGAGGGGAAAAAAGTAAAAATAGATAAAATCATATTTTCCGGTAACGAAAAGATTTCTAGTAAAAAATTGCGAAAAATCATGAAAACACACGAAAAGGGATTTTTGCGTTCCGGCGAATTCAAATTGGAAAAATTTGACGAAGACCTTGTTCGTATTACCGACTATTTCAAATCTAAAGGTTTCATCAACGCAGAGGTTTTGGATTGGACAAAACAATATGATGACGATGGTTATCTAATTATTACAATTGAGCTTTATGAAGGCAGACAGTATCGGATCTCTTCAGTAGATATTTCAGGCAATTCCAGATTTTCCGATAATGTTTTAAAAAATGAATTGAAAATAAAATCGGGTGAAATTTTCAACCAGGAAGAATTCGATAAAAAGCTAAACTCTATTCGCATGATGTATTATGAGGATGGTTATATCTATTCAATAATAAATCAGGAAACTAAAACAGAAGCGGATTCCCTCTTCCTTACTCTTCATATAAATGAAAACACTAGAGCAAAAGTAAGAAAAATCAAAATTACCGGTAACCAAAAAACTCGTGAAAGCGTTATTCGAAGAAAATTGGCTATCACACCCGGAGATTATTTTCGCCAGTCACTTATCCAGCGTTCTCAAAGAAATATTTACAACCTTGGCTTTTTTACACCCAATATGGGCTTGGATTATCAGCCGATCAACGATGTAGGTGATATTGACCTGATATTTACTTTAGAGGATAAAATTTCGGGGAACGCAAACTTCGGTGTTAATTATGATCAAACGAATAATTTTACCGGTTTTGTCTCGGTTGAGCATAATAATATTTTAGGCAAAGCATTACAGCTCAAACTGAAGTGGGAATTTAGCGGTTCAAAACAAAATTATAGTATCAGTTTCACTAATCCATATTTTTTCAACAGAAATATGCTCGTGGGATGCGATGTGTTTCACACAAAAAATGATTGGAGCGACTATAATTACACCGTAACAAAAACTGGGGGAGGATTACGATTTGGGACAAGTATTCCTTTTATCAATTATGCCCGATTCACAACAGGATATTCTATTACTCAAAAAGAATACAGCATCTTGGATGATGGTTATGATGTAATTGATGTAGTGCAGAACTTGGTTGATGAGGGAAAAAAAATTACCAGCAACGGATACATCTCTCTCGAAAGAGATAGTAGAAATAATATTTACCGACCAAGCCAAGGTTCGCTGCTTCAGTCATATTCCGAACTTGCTGGCGGATTTATCGGTGGAAACGTGAATTATTTCAAAGAAATAGTTCAATCTAATTGGTATATCCCACTCTTCTGGAAATTTGCCCTCGGAACAAAATGGCGAATGGGATATATATCCGCTTTTGGCTCGACTGATGATGTACCTCTCGATGAAAAATTTTACCCTGGTGGAATCGGCCCCGACGGTATAAGAGGATATGATGACAGAAGCATTATACCGGAAAATTCTGATGGTGCAAACGCCGAATTGATAATATCGTCCGATATAACTTTTCCCATTTCCGGTGATCAGGTGGTGGGAGTAGCATTTTTCGATGCGGGAAATTCATATATTCATTTCTCGAAAATAAATGTTCAGGAACTGAAAAAAGGAGCAGGACTCGGCGTGAGAATTATGACTCCGATGGGACTTATGGGTTTTGATTATGCCTACGGATTTGACAGAACAACAAATAACAAATGGAAATTCCATTTCCAGTTCGGAACAACCTTTTAA